Proteins co-encoded in one Carassius carassius chromosome 35, fCarCar2.1, whole genome shotgun sequence genomic window:
- the LOC132115689 gene encoding uncharacterized protein LOC132115689 produces the protein MGGLWQSGNRPLCLKRQLSLPNIFFQDRGRVVPGLAQPSSLRFSSGSSDSPSNQAGQGPEMQGSACSPTLGKSALDSRPVTDDDCGPMARSSKTGPPFSGGRNDLASTPREVVSAPLVARREPAGLPEHVLDTISQARALSTRRLYASKWSVFSTWYSDHGENPTSCDVSVILSFLQELLEKGRTPSMLKVYVATIAASHALIAGQSVGRNDLVVRFMRGARRLHPPCTATVPSWDLPTVLRALKGAPLEPLQSIDLKALSLETALLLALASVKRVGDLQALSISPNCLEFGPNDSKVFLKPRHGYVPKVLSKPFRAQVVTLSALQNTEDDPGLNLLCPVRALKVYLERSAPIRRSEQLFICFGSRTRGLPVSKQRLSKWIRAVSSSWAWSSGVTIAEICAAAGWNSPSTFARFYNLDVPALHARVLSV, from the exons ATGGGAGGTCTTTGGCAAAGCGGAAATAGACCTCTTTGCCTCAAAAgacaactctcattgcccaacatATTTTTCCAAGATCGAGGACGCGTTGTCCCAGGACTGGCCCAACCGTCTTCTTTACGCTTTTCCTCCGGTTCCTCTGATTCCCCAAGTAATCAGGCGGGTCAGGGACCAGAGATGCAGGGTTCTGCTtgtagccccactctgggaaaATCAGCACTGGATAGCCGACCTGTCACAGATGATGACTGCGGCCCCATGGCCCGTTCCTCTAAGACGGGACCTCCTTTCTCAGGCGGACGGAACGATTTGGCATCCACACCCAGAGAGGTGGTCTCTGCACCTTTGGTCGCTCGACGGGAGCCCGCGGGACTCCCTGAGCATGTGCTAGACACAATTTCACAGGCTAGAGCTCTGTCTACACGACGGCTCTATGCCTCCaaatggtctgtgttctccacatgGTACTCAGACCATGGTGAAAACCCGACCTCCTGTGacgtatcagtgatactgtcattTTTGCAAGAGCTCTTGGAGAAGGGACGAACCCCCTCCATGCTCAAGGTCTACGTAGCAACTATAGCGGCATCACACGCCCTTATAGCAGGCCAGTCGGTGGGCAGAAACGACTTAGTCGTCCGATTTATGAGAGGTGCCAGAAGGCTTCATCCGCCTTGCACTGCCACTGTCCCATCATGGGACCTGCCCACGGTACTGAGAGCCCTAAAGGGGGCCCCCCTTGAACCGCTACAGTCCATAGACCTTAAGGCCCTGTCGCTGGAGACCGCTCTGCTGTTGGCACTAGCGTCTGTTAAGCGTGTGGGCGATTTGCAAGCACTTTCGATAAGCCCTAATTGCCTAGAATTCGGGCCTAACGACTCGAAGGTCTTCCTGAAACCGAGGCATGGCTATGTGCCTAAGGTGCTCTCCAAACCTTTTAGAGCACAAGTGGTCACTCtctctgcattacaaaacacagaggatGATCCAGGGCTGAATctgctttgcccagtgagggctctaAAAGTCTACCTAGAGCGTTCTGCGCCAATAAGGCgatcagagcagctcttcatatgctttggaagCCGCACCAGAGGGTTACcggtctcaaagcaaaggctttcaaAGTGGATT AGAGCAGTGTCTTCGTCCTGggcatggtctagtggtgtgaccatcgcagaaatttgtgcggcggctggttggaactcgccgtccacatttgctagattttataatctagacgtccctgcacttcatgctagggtactttctgtgtga